One region of Oryza sativa Japonica Group chromosome 10, ASM3414082v1 genomic DNA includes:
- the LOC4348123 gene encoding proline-rich protein 2 → MAGAPRGLVLLGVCAVLMAVAVGGEAASVVVGTAKCADCTRKNMKAEDAFKNLQVAIKCKNGNGEYESKATGKLDGTGVFSIPLDADLHSSDCVAQLHGATNEPCPGQEPSKIVPMSEGTFIAVAGQTHYPSALCASATICGPIKKKIIDHFHKKPVPPKPEPKPEPPKPKPEPEHPFLDHIHKKEKHFFDHFHKKPVPPKPEPKPEPKPEPKPQPAPEYHNPSPPAKN, encoded by the exons ATGGCAGGTGCTCCTCGAGGACTAGTTCTCCTCGGCGTTTGTGCCGTCTTGATGGCGGTCGCCGTcggcggagaggcggcgtcGGTCGTCGTCGGCACGGCCAAGTGCGCCGACTGCACCAGGAAGAACATGAAAGCTGAGGATGCTTTCAAGA ACCTCCAGGTGGCGATCAAGTGCAAGAACGGCAATGGTGAGTACGAGAGCAAGGCCACCGGAAAGCTCGACGGTACCGGCGTCTTCAGCATCCCCCTCGACGCCGACCTCCACAGCTCCGACTGCGTCGCACAGCTCCATGGCGCGACCAACGAGCCATGCCCCGGACAAGAGCCATCCAAGATCGTGCCAATGTCAGAGGGCACCTttatcgccgtcgccggccagaCCCACTACCCATCAGCGTTGTGCGCATCGGCGACCATCTGCGGTCCCATCAAGAAGAAGATCATAGACCACTTCCACAAGAAGCCGGTGCCACCCAAGCCAGAGCCAAAACCGGAGCCACCCAAGCCCAAGCCTGAGCCGGAGCACCCATTCCTCGACCACATCCACAAGAAGGAGAAGCACTTCTTCGATCACTTCCACAAGAAGCCCGTGCCGCCCAAGCCAGAGCCCAAGCCGGAGCCCAAGCCAGAGCCCAAGCCGCAGCCTGCGCCTGAGTACCACAACCCGAGCCCTCCGGCGAAGAATTGA